Proteins encoded by one window of Desulfovibrio ferrophilus:
- the rsmD gene encoding 16S rRNA (guanine(966)-N(2))-methyltransferase RsmD, which yields MRIISGEFGGRTIRSVSGPGYRPATSKVRGAIFSMLVARGLDWEGLYVLDLFAGSGSLALEALSRGAAYAAFVEKSKNAATCISGNLKDLGLGKDRARVYATDLFKLLSGAPDRAFGLVFIDPPYGKDLLVPALEKALGGGWIAPEAFVLAEVEAGLALEPEAVHPDLELVTDRSYGQTRIVVWKTVSK from the coding sequence ATGAGAATTATTAGTGGTGAATTTGGGGGGCGGACCATACGCTCCGTCTCTGGGCCGGGATATCGGCCAGCGACCTCCAAGGTGCGTGGGGCCATTTTCTCCATGCTAGTGGCCCGTGGCCTTGATTGGGAGGGGCTTTACGTCCTTGATCTGTTTGCCGGGAGTGGTAGCCTGGCATTGGAAGCCCTGTCACGCGGGGCGGCGTATGCTGCCTTTGTGGAGAAAAGCAAGAACGCGGCGACCTGCATCAGTGGTAATCTGAAGGATTTAGGGCTTGGCAAGGACAGGGCGCGGGTCTATGCAACGGACCTGTTCAAGTTGCTCAGTGGTGCACCGGACCGGGCCTTCGGGCTGGTCTTCATTGATCCCCCCTATGGCAAGGACCTGCTGGTTCCGGCCTTGGAAAAAGCTCTTGGCGGTGGCTGGATTGCTCCCGAGGCCTTTGTTTTGGCCGAGGTTGAGGCCGGACTTGCGCTCGAACCAGAGGCCGTGCATCCTGATTTGGAATTGGTGACTGATCGCTCATATGGACAAACAAGGATAGTGGTATGGAAGACTGTGTCAAAGTAA
- a CDS encoding NAD(P)/FAD-dependent oxidoreductase, with amino-acid sequence MKEVQLLIIGQGPAGLSAAIYASRAGIDTLVIGMKPKIDGDYAIDNYFGFENTIQAADLMDAGRKQAIRFGTEIITERVLTIHMEEDMTYKVKTESGHYKACAIIIAAGVSKTRSGIKNEDDYDGKGVSHCVSCDGFFYRGRQVMALGEGVYAANQALELTSYTEKVALCTQGKKPEFGDELKAKLDEAGIPVIEKKIETLEGENGLDRVKFDDGETFDTEGLFIAMGEAGSTDFAYTLGLERNGHYLVANEKQETNLPGIYAAGDCVGRFLQIGVAVGEGSIAARQAIKYAKEKCPKDKS; translated from the coding sequence ATGAAAGAAGTCCAGCTCTTGATCATCGGACAGGGTCCCGCAGGCCTGTCTGCCGCCATCTATGCTTCCCGCGCCGGGATCGACACGTTGGTCATCGGCATGAAGCCGAAAATCGACGGCGACTACGCCATCGATAACTATTTCGGCTTCGAAAACACCATTCAGGCAGCCGACCTGATGGATGCCGGACGCAAACAGGCAATACGCTTCGGGACCGAAATCATCACCGAGCGAGTACTGACCATCCACATGGAAGAGGACATGACCTACAAGGTCAAAACCGAATCCGGCCATTACAAAGCCTGCGCCATCATCATTGCCGCCGGCGTCTCCAAGACCCGTTCCGGCATCAAGAACGAAGACGACTACGACGGCAAAGGTGTGTCCCATTGCGTGTCCTGTGACGGCTTCTTCTACCGTGGGCGCCAGGTCATGGCTCTGGGTGAAGGCGTCTACGCTGCCAACCAGGCCCTGGAACTCACCTCCTACACCGAAAAGGTCGCTCTGTGCACTCAGGGCAAGAAGCCCGAGTTCGGTGATGAACTGAAGGCCAAACTGGACGAAGCAGGCATTCCTGTCATCGAGAAGAAAATCGAGACCCTGGAAGGTGAAAACGGTCTGGACCGTGTCAAGTTCGACGACGGTGAGACTTTTGACACTGAAGGTCTGTTTATCGCCATGGGCGAAGCCGGCTCCACAGATTTTGCCTACACCTTGGGCCTGGAGCGCAATGGACACTACCTGGTGGCCAACGAAAAGCAGGAGACCAACCTCCCCGGCATCTATGCGGCCGGAGACTGTGTTGGCCGCTTCCTGCAGATTGGAGTAGCGGTCGGGGAAGGCTCCATCGCTGCCCGTCAGGCCATCAAATATGCCAAGGAAAAATGTCCCAAGGACAAGTCCTAA
- the cysS gene encoding cysteine--tRNA ligase, with translation MQIYNTMTRKKEQFTPVEEGKVRMYVCGITAYDYCHIGHARSAVVFDVLVRYLRHIGYDVTFARNFTDVDDKIIVRANENGEDPMALAERFIQAFYEDMDRLNILRADLEPKCTEHIPEMITLTEELITKGHAYATPSGDVYFRVRSFKDYAKLSGRDIDDMRSGARVAPGDEKEDPLDFALWKSAKPGEPTWDSPWGPGRPGWHLECSAMSDKHLELPLDIHGGGQDLIFPHHENEIAQSEAATGKEMANYWVHNGFVQVDSEKMSKSLNNFKTIREIMEVYLPETLRYFLLTKHYRSPIDFTFENMDEAEKNLKRIYTVKRDLAVALEKQKWSGADLPEELTKELDELEAAWDAAMADDVNSAAAVGHVFGAIRLAGRIAENKSWRKSKGAKEAWERILADLDKWGQVLGVLTADPEPFLLELRNIKAKRKGVDEAKVMELLDKRLEARRNKDFAASDAIRDELADMEVEVKDLPTGQVWDVV, from the coding sequence ATGCAGATTTACAACACCATGACCCGGAAGAAAGAACAGTTCACCCCAGTCGAAGAAGGCAAGGTCCGCATGTACGTCTGCGGCATCACGGCCTACGACTACTGTCACATCGGTCATGCCCGCTCCGCCGTGGTCTTCGACGTACTCGTTCGCTATCTTCGCCATATCGGCTACGACGTTACCTTCGCCCGCAACTTCACGGACGTCGATGACAAGATCATCGTTCGTGCCAATGAGAATGGTGAAGACCCCATGGCCCTTGCCGAGCGCTTCATCCAGGCCTTCTATGAAGACATGGATCGCCTCAATATCCTGCGCGCCGACCTTGAGCCCAAATGCACCGAGCACATCCCCGAAATGATCACCCTGACCGAGGAACTCATCACCAAGGGACACGCCTATGCCACCCCCTCGGGAGACGTGTACTTCCGCGTGCGCTCGTTCAAGGACTACGCCAAGCTTTCGGGTCGTGACATTGATGACATGCGCTCCGGCGCCCGTGTCGCCCCCGGTGACGAAAAGGAAGACCCTCTGGACTTTGCCCTCTGGAAATCGGCCAAGCCAGGCGAACCCACATGGGACAGCCCCTGGGGTCCGGGACGTCCCGGCTGGCATCTGGAATGCTCCGCCATGAGTGACAAGCACCTGGAACTCCCGCTGGATATCCACGGCGGCGGTCAGGACCTGATCTTCCCACACCACGAAAACGAGATTGCCCAATCCGAGGCCGCCACCGGCAAGGAAATGGCCAATTATTGGGTACACAACGGATTCGTGCAGGTCGATTCCGAAAAGATGTCCAAAAGTCTGAACAACTTCAAGACCATCCGTGAAATCATGGAGGTCTACCTGCCCGAGACGCTGCGCTATTTTTTGCTGACCAAGCATTACCGCAGCCCCATCGACTTCACCTTCGAGAATATGGATGAAGCCGAAAAGAATCTGAAACGCATCTACACCGTTAAGCGTGATCTGGCGGTTGCTCTGGAAAAACAGAAGTGGTCGGGCGCAGATCTGCCCGAGGAACTGACCAAGGAACTGGATGAGCTTGAAGCCGCGTGGGACGCCGCCATGGCTGACGATGTAAACTCAGCTGCGGCAGTAGGACATGTCTTCGGGGCCATCCGTCTGGCTGGCCGCATCGCCGAGAACAAATCCTGGCGCAAGTCCAAGGGTGCCAAGGAAGCCTGGGAAAGAATCCTGGCTGATTTGGACAAATGGGGACAGGTGCTGGGTGTTCTGACTGCCGACCCCGAACCCTTCCTGCTTGAACTGCGCAACATCAAGGCCAAGCGCAAGGGCGTGGATGAAGCCAAAGTCATGGAGCTGCTGGATAAGCGCCTTGAGGCCCGCAGGAATAAGGACTTTGCCGCCTCGGACGCCATCCGCGACGAACTGGCGGACATGGAGGTCGAGGTTAAGGATCTGCCCACCGGCCAGGTCTGGGACGTCGTCTAG
- the ispD gene encoding 2-C-methyl-D-erythritol 4-phosphate cytidylyltransferase: MNCWAIILAAGSGTRLAEAGLATRKQFLELEGLPLFWHSALTFAHVARISGLVFVFPPEEFDAAKASTEALLAQYPLNLPCRFAQGGIRRQDSVFNGLEALPADCLQVLVHDSARPFASARLSNTLIDTLGSGAEAAIPAIPVKDTIKRISGSTVAETLPRAELCAVQTPQAFILAMLRKAHEFCQQNQIAVTDDASMVEAMGGSVAIVPGEEDNIKITTPEDLKMLTPKQTPAIPVTGWGYDVHKYGPGRPMVLGGVPIQGAPEVVAHSDGDVLLHALADALLGCLGRGDIGQHFPDTDAAFEGIESSILVNEILLMADKDGLNITHVDLTLICQKPRLAPHTAQIKSSVERLLRLNSKQVNVKATTEEGLGFTGKKLGIKAVACVTATRPAD, encoded by the coding sequence ATGAATTGTTGGGCGATCATTCTGGCCGCAGGCAGCGGCACCCGTCTGGCCGAGGCAGGACTGGCGACCAGGAAACAGTTTCTTGAATTGGAGGGGCTCCCTCTGTTCTGGCATAGCGCATTGACATTCGCTCATGTCGCCAGGATTTCCGGATTGGTCTTCGTCTTCCCGCCTGAGGAATTTGACGCGGCCAAAGCCAGTACTGAAGCCCTGCTCGCCCAGTATCCGCTCAACCTGCCCTGTCGCTTTGCACAGGGCGGCATACGCCGTCAGGATTCGGTATTCAACGGGCTTGAGGCCCTCCCCGCGGATTGTCTCCAGGTGCTTGTGCACGATTCTGCCAGACCTTTTGCCTCGGCGCGACTCAGCAATACCCTCATCGACACCTTGGGCTCCGGTGCGGAGGCTGCCATCCCCGCCATCCCCGTCAAGGACACCATCAAGCGAATCAGCGGTTCCACTGTCGCTGAAACACTGCCCCGCGCTGAACTGTGTGCAGTCCAAACCCCGCAGGCCTTCATACTCGCCATGCTGCGCAAGGCACACGAATTTTGCCAGCAAAATCAGATCGCAGTCACTGACGACGCATCCATGGTCGAAGCCATGGGCGGTTCAGTTGCCATTGTTCCGGGCGAAGAAGACAACATCAAAATTACAACCCCAGAGGACCTGAAAATGCTCACTCCGAAGCAGACTCCGGCCATTCCAGTCACTGGCTGGGGCTACGATGTCCATAAATACGGTCCTGGCCGCCCCATGGTCCTTGGTGGCGTCCCCATTCAAGGCGCACCGGAAGTAGTCGCTCATTCTGACGGAGACGTCTTGCTGCACGCCCTGGCCGACGCCCTGCTGGGATGCCTGGGCCGTGGTGACATCGGCCAGCATTTCCCGGACACGGATGCAGCCTTTGAAGGAATCGAATCCTCCATTCTGGTCAACGAGATTTTGCTTATGGCAGACAAGGATGGCCTGAACATTACCCATGTCGATCTGACGCTGATTTGCCAAAAGCCCCGCTTGGCACCGCACACGGCCCAAATCAAGTCCTCGGTGGAACGACTGCTGCGCCTGAACAGCAAACAGGTCAACGTCAAAGCCACAACCGAAGAAGGCCTGGGGTTCACAGGCAAAAAGCTGGGGATCAAGGCCGTCGCCTGCGTTACGGCGACACGCCCGGCAGACTAA
- the miaA gene encoding tRNA (adenosine(37)-N6)-dimethylallyltransferase MiaA encodes MSYPLLCIPGPTAAGKTGAGIYLARELDGEVINFDSRQVYEDFPVITAQPSSEERAQCPHLLYGFLQTHQSLGAAAYSDLLIETIAEVRSRGKVPILVGGTGLYLKALLQPLAPIPPIPEAVRKKIQEACEKLGPNRLHRDLAEVDAPLAERLHPNDRQRIMRGLEVYEATKKPLSCWHAETVETRDFHAVKLGVGIPLTELTPYLYKRIDVMLDMGAMGEAKAAMEKNSDREAPGWTGIGCAELHAYLKQEIDLEECKALWGKNTRAYAKRQLTWFNGDKEIQWFRPREHEKMLEAARAALAE; translated from the coding sequence ATGAGTTATCCCTTACTGTGCATCCCCGGTCCCACGGCCGCAGGCAAGACCGGGGCCGGTATCTATCTGGCCCGTGAACTGGACGGTGAGGTCATCAATTTCGACTCTCGTCAGGTCTACGAGGATTTTCCGGTCATCACGGCCCAGCCATCGTCCGAAGAACGCGCTCAGTGCCCGCATCTACTGTATGGTTTTTTGCAGACTCATCAATCACTTGGGGCGGCGGCATACTCTGACCTGCTGATCGAGACCATTGCCGAGGTCCGCTCGCGAGGTAAGGTTCCCATTCTGGTTGGTGGCACAGGCCTGTATCTGAAGGCACTGCTGCAACCTTTGGCTCCCATCCCGCCCATTCCCGAGGCTGTTCGCAAGAAGATCCAGGAGGCCTGCGAGAAGTTGGGGCCCAACCGGTTGCACCGTGATTTGGCCGAGGTGGATGCGCCTTTGGCTGAGCGCCTGCACCCTAATGATCGCCAGCGCATCATGCGTGGTCTCGAGGTCTACGAGGCCACGAAAAAGCCATTGTCCTGCTGGCATGCAGAGACCGTGGAGACGCGTGACTTTCATGCCGTGAAGCTGGGAGTGGGTATTCCTCTGACGGAGTTGACGCCGTATCTTTACAAACGCATTGACGTGATGCTGGATATGGGTGCCATGGGTGAGGCCAAGGCTGCCATGGAGAAGAACAGTGATCGCGAGGCCCCGGGCTGGACCGGAATTGGCTGCGCCGAGCTGCATGCCTATCTCAAGCAGGAAATCGATTTGGAGGAGTGCAAGGCCTTGTGGGGCAAGAACACTCGCGCCTATGCCAAGCGCCAACTGACTTGGTTTAATGGGGATAAGGAAATTCAGTGGTTCCGCCCACGCGAGCACGAGAAGATGCTTGAGGCGGCGCGAGCGGCGTTGGCGGAATAG
- the coaD gene encoding pantetheine-phosphate adenylyltransferase — MEDCVKVTAIYPGTFDPLTNGHVSIVRRGLKLFHSVVVAVAKDSSKTPLFSMDERVALAQEVFKDDKNVVVEGFSGLLVDYVQRRKAGAILRGLRAVSDFEYEFQMALMNRRLARNVQTVFLMTDYKWMYISSSIIKEAACHGGNIQGLVPNLIVPELYKKCVQRQRERDGSGG; from the coding sequence ATGGAAGACTGTGTCAAAGTAACGGCCATTTACCCCGGGACCTTCGATCCCCTGACCAACGGGCATGTCTCCATCGTGCGCCGTGGGTTGAAACTGTTTCATTCGGTTGTGGTGGCCGTGGCTAAGGACTCTAGCAAGACCCCGCTGTTTAGCATGGATGAGCGAGTGGCTCTGGCCCAGGAAGTCTTCAAGGATGACAAGAATGTTGTTGTGGAGGGCTTTTCGGGATTGTTGGTGGATTATGTGCAACGCCGCAAAGCGGGAGCCATTCTGCGCGGGCTGCGAGCCGTTTCCGACTTTGAGTACGAGTTTCAGATGGCATTGATGAATCGCCGTCTGGCTCGTAATGTTCAGACTGTATTTTTGATGACCGATTACAAGTGGATGTACATCAGTTCCTCCATCATCAAGGAAGCCGCCTGCCACGGTGGTAATATTCAGGGACTGGTACCCAATCTCATCGTGCCGGAACTCTACAAAAAATGCGTACAGCGACAGCGTGAGCGCGATGGGAGCGGTGGCTAA
- a CDS encoding Nif3-like dinuclear metal center hexameric protein, with translation MNVAEIISCIERIAPPAGAASWDNCGVQIVGLEEDVTRLAVTIDPSPEMVIAALEWGADMIITHHPLYMEPKALNEPGYFLDSTRAVMATGAWLYAAHTSLDVRPEGPAGWLHRAMKLSKLSVLAPNDPSEPEVGYGFWGQLPEPLPWKDFALRLGQHVNRDFWTLTGTTPETVSTVAYCTGSGGSLMNAAYAKGTDVYITGDLKYHQALESPQFTVDVGHFSLEDRMSAELADLLADELGNEGIKVRFLPGREPFKAHLPIRI, from the coding sequence ATGAACGTCGCTGAGATCATCTCTTGTATCGAGCGAATCGCACCCCCTGCGGGAGCGGCATCGTGGGACAATTGCGGCGTCCAGATCGTCGGGCTTGAGGAAGATGTCACCCGGCTTGCCGTGACTATCGATCCATCTCCAGAGATGGTCATTGCCGCCCTTGAATGGGGCGCGGACATGATCATCACTCACCACCCGTTGTACATGGAGCCCAAAGCGCTCAATGAACCGGGATATTTCCTGGACAGCACCCGGGCTGTCATGGCCACCGGAGCATGGCTATATGCAGCGCACACAAGCCTGGATGTACGTCCCGAAGGCCCAGCTGGCTGGTTGCACCGCGCCATGAAGCTCAGTAAACTGAGCGTGCTTGCACCCAACGATCCGTCCGAACCGGAAGTGGGTTATGGATTCTGGGGGCAATTGCCAGAGCCTCTGCCCTGGAAGGACTTCGCCCTGAGGCTGGGTCAGCACGTCAACAGAGATTTCTGGACACTCACGGGGACAACACCCGAAACCGTGTCCACAGTCGCCTATTGCACAGGTTCCGGAGGTTCGCTGATGAATGCGGCCTATGCAAAGGGAACGGATGTATACATCACCGGCGACCTGAAATATCATCAGGCCCTTGAGTCCCCCCAATTCACGGTGGACGTAGGCCATTTTTCCCTGGAAGACCGGATGTCCGCCGAGCTGGCTGATCTGCTGGCTGACGAACTGGGCAACGAGGGAATCAAAGTACGGTTTTTACCCGGCAGGGAGCCTTTCAAGGCCCACCTGCCCATTCGAATCTAA
- a CDS encoding MBL fold metallo-hydrolase RNA specificity domain-containing protein: MKIQFLGAAKTVTGSCHMMETGNHRFAVDCGMHQGNAEIEKRNLDTWKYKPSEVEFFLITHAHIDHSGLLPRMVRDGFKGTIYCTPPTKDLLEIMLRDSAHIQEMEAEWRNKKRQRFGKEMTQPLYTMADAEKTLSLLEAVEYNKPFKPFPELEVNYMDAGHILGSAFIELCVQEADGEFKAVFSGDLGRPDQLLINDPSIIKDAHYLFMESTYGDRDHKNKTNSRVELAEAIAYSYAKNEKVIIPAFAVERTQEILYSLYLLEKEGKLPADMPVYVDSPMAIKATEVFRKYPKYYDEETKAILESGGDPLDLTNLKFTPTTAQSQAINLTAGPAVVISASGMCNAGRIKHHLRHNLWRPGASVVFVGYQGKGTPGRRIVDGAEVIRIFGEEIAVKAKVFTIGGFSAHAGQSEMLEWLEHFTTPKMKIFLVHGENKKQRTLGKLIEDKFNLEVHIPDYMEVCTMLPGQPLATVVDEEVAHPRIDWDFLIAQTEGQLTTLRGRVEALQDKNWIDQTDLRDRLLEINKELLGLASEV, from the coding sequence ATGAAAATCCAGTTTCTGGGCGCCGCCAAGACCGTGACCGGCTCCTGCCACATGATGGAGACCGGCAATCACCGTTTCGCCGTGGATTGCGGCATGCACCAAGGTAACGCGGAGATTGAAAAGCGCAACCTCGATACGTGGAAGTACAAGCCTTCCGAGGTAGAATTCTTTCTGATTACACATGCCCATATCGACCACTCCGGCCTGTTGCCGCGTATGGTGCGTGACGGGTTCAAAGGGACGATCTACTGCACTCCGCCGACCAAGGACCTGCTTGAGATCATGCTTCGCGATAGTGCGCATATCCAAGAAATGGAAGCCGAATGGCGCAACAAGAAGCGCCAACGCTTCGGCAAGGAGATGACCCAGCCTCTGTACACCATGGCTGATGCCGAGAAGACCCTGTCACTTCTCGAAGCCGTGGAATACAACAAGCCCTTCAAGCCTTTTCCGGAGCTTGAAGTCAATTACATGGACGCTGGGCATATTCTGGGTTCCGCTTTCATCGAACTCTGCGTGCAGGAAGCCGATGGTGAATTCAAGGCAGTGTTCTCAGGTGACCTCGGGCGACCGGATCAATTGTTGATCAACGATCCGAGTATTATCAAGGATGCCCATTATCTGTTCATGGAATCCACCTATGGTGATCGTGATCACAAGAACAAGACCAACAGCCGTGTGGAATTGGCTGAGGCCATTGCCTACAGCTACGCCAAGAATGAGAAGGTAATTATTCCGGCCTTTGCCGTGGAGCGGACGCAGGAAATTTTGTATTCCCTGTATCTGTTGGAAAAAGAAGGCAAACTGCCAGCGGACATGCCCGTGTACGTGGATAGCCCCATGGCCATCAAGGCTACGGAAGTCTTTCGCAAATATCCTAAATATTACGATGAAGAGACCAAAGCCATTCTGGAGTCCGGTGGCGATCCGCTGGATCTGACCAATCTGAAATTTACTCCGACCACGGCGCAATCCCAGGCAATCAACCTGACCGCAGGGCCTGCGGTGGTCATTTCCGCCAGTGGCATGTGTAACGCGGGACGCATCAAGCACCATCTGCGGCATAACCTCTGGAGACCTGGAGCCAGCGTGGTCTTCGTCGGCTATCAGGGCAAGGGTACGCCGGGCCGCCGTATCGTTGATGGTGCCGAGGTGATACGGATCTTTGGCGAGGAAATTGCGGTCAAGGCCAAGGTCTTCACCATCGGCGGGTTCTCGGCACATGCCGGGCAGTCCGAGATGCTTGAGTGGCTTGAGCACTTCACCACACCGAAGATGAAAATTTTCCTGGTGCATGGTGAGAACAAGAAGCAACGCACACTGGGCAAGCTTATCGAAGACAAGTTCAATCTTGAGGTGCACATTCCCGATTACATGGAAGTCTGCACGATGTTGCCCGGCCAGCCTCTTGCGACTGTCGTGGACGAGGAAGTCGCCCATCCGCGCATCGATTGGGATTTCCTCATTGCACAGACCGAAGGTCAGCTCACTACCCTGCGAGGTCGGGTCGAAGCCTTGCAAGACAAAAACTGGATAGATCAGACCGATCTGCGCGACAGGCTATTGGAAATCAACAAGGAACTGCTGGGACTGGCATCCGAAGTCTGA
- a CDS encoding dienelactone hydrolase family protein — protein MSQDICIIPHRYQDGPTELEGLVVRDAQIKGPQPGVLLIHEYTGLGDYLVPHAEALAREGFMVLCHDMYGVGVRPKDRAEASAISRPFRDDRMLMRSRAKAGLDALATLPGVDTKSLYAVGFSFGGGAVLELARSRAQLHAAVSFYGYLDTTHPANPGDIKAKLLVLHGMQDKVVTMDHLGMFEGEMDLAGADVKTVVYPHAGHAFSNFSAQPDPASGSFPCREAHEDAWNEMLRLFQSCLD, from the coding sequence ATGAGTCAAGACATCTGCATCATTCCCCATCGTTATCAGGACGGCCCAACCGAATTGGAAGGGCTTGTGGTCCGCGATGCCCAAATCAAAGGGCCGCAGCCGGGCGTTCTATTGATCCATGAGTATACGGGATTGGGAGATTATCTGGTGCCCCATGCCGAGGCACTGGCCCGTGAAGGCTTCATGGTACTCTGTCACGACATGTACGGGGTTGGAGTCCGCCCCAAGGACCGTGCCGAGGCTTCCGCTATTTCGCGCCCATTCCGCGATGACAGAATGCTGATGCGCTCACGGGCCAAGGCCGGATTGGATGCGCTGGCCACCCTGCCCGGAGTTGATACCAAAAGTCTCTATGCTGTGGGCTTTTCATTCGGGGGCGGAGCCGTTCTGGAACTGGCCCGCAGCAGAGCCCAGCTCCATGCGGCGGTCAGCTTCTACGGCTATCTGGACACAACCCACCCGGCCAACCCGGGCGACATCAAGGCCAAGCTTCTGGTTTTGCACGGCATGCAGGACAAGGTGGTGACCATGGATCATCTGGGCATGTTCGAAGGCGAGATGGATCTGGCCGGAGCGGATGTGAAGACCGTGGTCTACCCCCACGCCGGACACGCCTTTTCCAACTTCAGTGCTCAGCCCGATCCGGCTTCGGGTTCCTTCCCCTGCCGCGAAGCCCACGAAGATGCCTGGAACGAAATGCTGCGCCTTTTTCAATCCTGCCTGGACTGA
- a CDS encoding zinc ribbon domain-containing protein, whose product MYLEQIEQLVVLQKVDDEIIVLQQELENLPKELAELEQQDEETGQRLEQLNDKLDILKTQQKRLDDEIEDNSVKIKKSKSKLMMAENTREYHAMMREMDNMDKINRTREEERVALSEELERQKEIGAEITTESKELKEKLEEYRASIKKRTTAAKKRLNALEKQRNKACEVVPKPVLGRYEFIRARIHNPVIVSVIDGVCTGCNIQIPPQIFNDLQKGEQIISCPNCQRLTFWCEHFSADEKAPTSEAKAKENAKKKSEEIAEAKE is encoded by the coding sequence ATGTATCTTGAACAGATTGAGCAGCTTGTGGTCCTGCAGAAGGTCGATGATGAAATCATCGTCTTGCAGCAGGAGCTTGAGAACCTGCCCAAAGAGTTGGCCGAGCTGGAGCAGCAGGATGAAGAAACCGGCCAGCGCCTCGAGCAGCTGAACGATAAACTTGATATCCTCAAGACTCAGCAAAAACGCCTTGATGACGAGATCGAAGACAATTCGGTCAAAATCAAAAAGAGCAAAAGCAAGCTGATGATGGCCGAGAACACTCGCGAGTATCATGCCATGATGCGCGAGATGGACAACATGGACAAGATCAACCGCACTCGTGAAGAAGAGCGTGTTGCCCTGTCCGAAGAGCTCGAACGCCAAAAGGAAATCGGGGCCGAGATTACAACGGAGTCCAAAGAACTCAAGGAAAAGCTTGAGGAATACAGAGCCAGTATCAAGAAGCGCACCACCGCTGCCAAGAAGCGCTTGAATGCTCTTGAGAAGCAGCGCAACAAGGCCTGTGAAGTTGTGCCCAAGCCTGTGCTTGGCCGCTACGAATTCATCCGCGCTCGCATTCACAATCCCGTCATCGTTTCGGTGATCGACGGTGTATGCACCGGCTGTAACATTCAGATTCCGCCTCAGATCTTCAACGACCTCCAGAAAGGTGAACAGATCATCAGCTGTCCCAACTGCCAGCGTCTGACCTTCTGGTGCGAGCATTTCAGTGCCGATGAAAAGGCTCCCACCAGCGAAGCCAAGGCAAAAGAGAATGCCAAGAAGAAATCCGAAGAAATTGCGGAAGCTAAAGAATAG